One Lysobacter enzymogenes DNA segment encodes these proteins:
- a CDS encoding VOC family protein, giving the protein MHRSRLAQLVIDCETTDPDWAAQFWAQALGCRIQAIGDAADEMYRRLLVHANQPCLLVQAVPHASRVHLDIETDDVEAEVVRLERLGAARIAQVKRWWVMAAPTGQRFCVLPPQRQDFPAHSNVWR; this is encoded by the coding sequence ATGCACAGGAGCCGACTGGCGCAACTGGTGATCGATTGCGAGACCACCGATCCCGATTGGGCCGCGCAATTCTGGGCGCAGGCGCTGGGTTGCCGGATCCAGGCGATCGGCGACGCGGCCGACGAGATGTACCGCCGCCTGCTGGTGCACGCCAACCAGCCCTGCCTGTTGGTGCAGGCGGTGCCGCACGCCAGCCGCGTGCACCTGGACATCGAGACCGACGATGTCGAGGCCGAAGTGGTGCGGCTGGAACGACTCGGCGCGGCGCGCATCGCCCAGGTCAAGCGCTGGTGGGTGATGGCCGCGCCGACCGGGCAGCGCTTCTGCGTGTTGCCGCCGCAACGGCAGGATTTTCCGGCGCACAGCAACGTGTGGCGTTGA
- a CDS encoding ABC1 kinase family protein, giving the protein MSETTGRTGGDNRALRAARILGFVAKYRHIAAFSELASAHGNALAPQPGAAPDAEAFVRDLEQLGPAFVKLGQALATRPDLLPPDVHRALGRMHDRVEPQLPYDVVRARIEDSLQVRLTKAFKDFDPEPLGSASLAQVHRARLRDGREVAVKVRRPGIEQVIATDLDILSRLARTADKVTQTGRRVHFADWLDEFHRSLLGELDYCAEARNLERFARHLAPYPGLYVPQPVWSLCAPAVVTMDLVHGRSVLALSGLLRTERDFCGLAADLLRAYLDQTYLHGEIHADPHPGNVLLAGDGRLAVIDLGMIVHVPPQRRERLLKFMLAALDGRGEDAASEAIGVAVRLESFDEVRYRREIGHLVGRYAVRQADDGLAEGSLLIEVVRISVACGLRPPAELGLLGRTLLNLQQVAHALAPQLDIEAVARPHLQRLMRQRLTRSLSLSGLAAESLELQGLLRDGPRKLQALLSLLADNRLQVSVAGLEESRLMEALQKIANRISTGAIASALIMASAIIMRIDTPYTLFGYPALALILFLVACVLGLGLIASALFGDRKAPSRKLPPP; this is encoded by the coding sequence ATGAGCGAGACTACCGGCCGCACCGGCGGCGACAACCGCGCCTTGCGCGCGGCGCGCATCCTCGGCTTCGTCGCCAAGTACCGGCACATCGCCGCGTTCTCCGAGTTGGCGTCCGCGCACGGCAACGCGCTCGCGCCGCAGCCGGGCGCGGCGCCGGACGCCGAAGCGTTCGTGCGCGATCTCGAACAACTCGGCCCGGCCTTCGTCAAGCTCGGCCAAGCGCTGGCCACGCGCCCCGACCTGCTGCCGCCCGACGTGCACCGCGCGCTCGGCCGCATGCACGACCGGGTCGAGCCGCAATTGCCCTACGACGTGGTGCGCGCGCGGATCGAGGACAGCCTGCAAGTGCGCCTGACCAAGGCGTTCAAGGACTTCGATCCCGAACCGCTGGGCAGCGCCTCGCTGGCGCAGGTGCATCGCGCGCGCCTGCGCGACGGACGCGAGGTCGCGGTGAAGGTGCGCCGGCCCGGCATCGAACAGGTCATCGCCACCGACCTGGACATCCTCAGCCGGCTCGCGCGCACCGCCGACAAGGTCACCCAGACCGGCCGCCGCGTGCACTTCGCCGACTGGCTCGACGAATTCCACCGCAGCCTGCTGGGCGAACTGGATTACTGCGCCGAAGCGCGCAACCTGGAACGGTTCGCCCGGCATCTGGCGCCGTACCCCGGCCTGTACGTGCCGCAACCGGTCTGGAGCCTGTGCGCGCCGGCGGTGGTGACGATGGACCTGGTGCACGGGCGCAGCGTGCTCGCGCTGTCTGGACTGCTGCGCACCGAGCGCGACTTCTGCGGCCTGGCCGCCGACCTGCTGCGCGCCTACCTCGACCAGACCTACCTGCACGGCGAGATCCATGCCGATCCGCATCCGGGCAACGTCCTGCTGGCCGGCGACGGCCGGCTGGCGGTGATCGACCTGGGGATGATCGTGCACGTGCCGCCGCAGCGGCGCGAGCGCCTGCTCAAGTTCATGCTCGCCGCGCTCGACGGCCGCGGCGAGGACGCCGCCAGCGAGGCCATCGGCGTGGCGGTGCGGCTGGAGAGTTTCGACGAGGTCCGCTACCGGCGCGAGATCGGCCACTTGGTCGGCCGCTACGCCGTGCGCCAGGCCGACGACGGCCTGGCCGAGGGCAGCCTGCTGATCGAAGTGGTGCGCATCTCGGTCGCTTGCGGGCTGCGGCCGCCGGCCGAACTGGGCCTGCTCGGCCGCACCTTGTTGAATCTGCAACAGGTCGCGCACGCGCTCGCGCCGCAGCTCGACATCGAAGCGGTGGCGCGCCCGCACCTGCAGCGGCTGATGCGCCAGCGCCTGACCCGTTCGCTGTCGTTGTCCGGACTGGCGGCCGAGTCGCTGGAACTGCAAGGGCTGCTGCGCGACGGACCGCGCAAGCTGCAGGCGCTGCTGTCGCTGCTGGCCGACAACCGCCTGCAGGTCTCTGTGGCGGGCCTGGAGGAATCGCGGCTGATGGAAGCGCTGCAGAAGATCGCCAACCGCATCAGCACCGGAGCGATTGCTTCGGCGTTGATCATGGCCTCGGCGATCATCATGCGGATCGACACGCCGTACACGCTATTCGGCTATCCCGCTCTCGCCTTGATCCTGTTCCTGGTTGCGTGCGTGCTGGGCCTTGGATTGATCGCCAGCGCCCTGTTCGGCGACCGCAAGGCCCCATCGCGCAAGTTGCCGCCGCCTTAG
- the ssb gene encoding single-stranded DNA-binding protein, which yields MARGINKVILVGNLGNDPETKYTQGGMAVTTISLATTSVRKDRDGNNQERTEWHRVKLFGKLGEIAGEYLRKGRQVYIEGSIRYDKFTGQDGVEKYFTDIIADEMQMLGGGGEGGGGGGRSEGGGRGEFRGGGGGGGGERPARAAGGGGYGGGGGGGGGGGGGGGYGGGRDSGQRREAPPAKSNDFGDDFADDDIPF from the coding sequence ATGGCACGCGGCATCAATAAAGTCATCCTGGTCGGCAACCTCGGCAACGATCCGGAGACCAAGTACACCCAGGGCGGCATGGCCGTGACCACGATCAGCCTGGCCACCACCAGCGTCCGCAAGGACCGCGACGGCAACAACCAGGAACGCACCGAGTGGCACCGGGTCAAGCTGTTCGGCAAGCTCGGCGAGATCGCCGGCGAGTACCTGCGCAAGGGCCGCCAGGTCTACATCGAAGGCTCGATCCGCTACGACAAGTTCACCGGCCAGGACGGCGTCGAGAAGTACTTCACCGACATCATCGCCGACGAGATGCAGATGCTCGGTGGCGGCGGTGAGGGCGGCGGTGGCGGCGGTCGTTCGGAAGGCGGCGGCCGTGGCGAGTTCCGCGGCGGCGGTGGCGGTGGCGGCGGCGAACGTCCGGCCCGTGCCGCGGGCGGCGGCGGTTATGGCGGTGGCGGCGGTGGTGGCGGCGGCGGTGGCGGCGGCGGTGGTTACGGCGGCGGCCGCGACTCCGGCCAGCGCCGCGAGGCGCCCCCGGCCAAGTCGAACGATTTCGGCGACGATTTCGCGGACGACGATATTCCGTTCTGA
- the otsB gene encoding trehalose-phosphatase → MASIRTLRTAPPAPAPDWALFLDVDGCLLEHAPAPHLARVPAQLPQRLLRLAAELDGALALVSGRSLQSLQALFPDCADLCLSGMHGLERRSAHAPLRAPAPPESMLALAGEAARFALDYPGACIEAHGPCLNLHWRAAPQAAMAMSEFADAALTRLPGYRQHRGAHGIEIRPDGMDKGRAIAELLGLAPFRGRIPVFAGDDLADEPGFAMVNAHGGISVLVGERADTGARHRLADPAQVRDWLGVAAEAG, encoded by the coding sequence ATGGCTTCGATACGCACTCTGCGCACCGCGCCGCCGGCGCCTGCGCCCGACTGGGCTTTGTTCCTCGACGTCGACGGTTGTCTGCTCGAACACGCGCCCGCTCCCCATCTCGCCCGCGTCCCGGCGCAGTTGCCGCAGCGATTGCTCCGCTTGGCCGCGGAACTCGACGGCGCCCTGGCCCTGGTCAGCGGCCGCTCGCTGCAATCGCTGCAGGCCTTGTTCCCGGACTGCGCCGACCTGTGCCTGAGCGGCATGCACGGGCTCGAGCGGCGCAGCGCGCATGCGCCGCTGCGCGCGCCGGCGCCGCCGGAATCGATGCTGGCGCTGGCTGGCGAAGCCGCGCGCTTCGCCCTCGACTATCCCGGCGCCTGCATCGAAGCGCACGGCCCCTGCCTGAACCTGCATTGGCGCGCCGCGCCGCAGGCGGCCATGGCGATGAGCGAGTTCGCCGATGCCGCGCTGACCCGCCTGCCCGGCTATCGCCAGCACCGCGGCGCGCACGGCATCGAGATCCGTCCCGACGGCATGGACAAGGGCCGCGCGATCGCCGAACTGCTGGGGCTTGCGCCGTTCCGCGGCCGCATCCCGGTGTTCGCCGGCGACGATCTCGCCGACGAGCCCGGCTTCGCCATGGTCAACGCGCACGGCGGCATCAGCGTGCTGGTCGGCGAACGCGCCGACACCGGCGCGCGCCACCGCCTCGCCGATCCGGCGCAGGTGCGCGACTGGCTTGGCGTGGCCGCGGAGGCCGGCTGA
- a CDS encoding amylo-alpha-1,6-glucosidase has product MDAAATAALYTSHVLKDGDSFLIANGYGDIAGPAEGLFHNDTRLLSVYRLGIGDGRPALLSAAVSRDNAFFVAHLTNRALSPIGDTGTPEGLVHIARTRLLLGERMYERIACTNYDSRPALLPLRFELAADFRDMFEVRGSVRKARGEMLATRDDGSRRRFQYRGLDGVLRSSFIAFSQAPRAEDGAGLDIELRIEPGGHGELYVEAGIDSDDAAPSRARFRQAATQARLRMRHRRRRGAHIGSNGPLFDEWMRRSRSDLALLTSELPSGPYPYAGIPWFSTPFGRDAVITALQTLWLDPGLARGVLQFLADHQAQEDSAFLDSAPGKILHETRKGEMASLRELPFGLYYGGVDTTPLFVMLAGAYAKRSGDRAFIDRLWPALRAATAWIERVCDANPWGLLDYARAEASGLANQGWKDSGDSVFHADGRIPAGPIALVEVQGYAFAALRAMAELGRRRGDAAADAWDARAERLRAAVEDKFWMPEAGYYGLAVDGDGRLCEVLASNPGHLLYTGLADAQRAHAVSERLLSNAFYTGWGLRTLAKGQPRYNPMSYHNGSVWPHDSALCASGIARQHGRETAARLLRSAFETAVHFDMRLPELYCGFARRPGAPPIPYPVACLPQAWAAGSPFMLLQACLGVEIDGEHGVVHVDRPRLPPGIDDVRVRGLVVGEERVDLVFKQFGERVGVFSESRYANAIPVNLRS; this is encoded by the coding sequence ATGGACGCCGCCGCCACCGCCGCCCTCTACACCAGCCATGTGCTCAAGGACGGCGACAGCTTCCTCATCGCCAACGGCTACGGCGACATCGCCGGCCCGGCCGAAGGCCTGTTCCACAACGACACCCGCCTGCTGAGCGTGTACCGGCTCGGCATCGGCGACGGCCGCCCGGCCCTGCTCAGCGCCGCGGTCTCGCGCGACAACGCGTTCTTCGTCGCCCACCTGACTAACCGCGCGCTGTCGCCGATCGGCGACACCGGCACGCCCGAGGGGCTGGTGCACATCGCCCGCACCCGCCTGCTGCTGGGCGAGCGCATGTACGAGCGCATCGCCTGCACCAACTACGATTCGCGCCCGGCGCTGCTGCCGCTGCGGTTCGAACTGGCCGCCGATTTCCGCGACATGTTCGAAGTGCGCGGCAGCGTGCGCAAGGCCCGCGGCGAGATGCTCGCCACCCGCGACGACGGCAGCCGCCGGCGCTTCCAGTACCGCGGCCTGGACGGAGTCCTTCGCAGTTCGTTCATCGCCTTCTCGCAGGCGCCGCGCGCCGAGGACGGCGCCGGCCTGGACATCGAACTGCGGATCGAGCCCGGCGGCCACGGCGAGCTGTACGTCGAAGCCGGCATCGACAGCGACGACGCCGCGCCCTCGCGCGCGCGCTTCCGCCAGGCCGCGACCCAGGCGCGCCTGCGCATGCGCCACCGCCGCCGCCGCGGCGCCCACATCGGCAGCAACGGGCCGCTGTTCGACGAATGGATGCGGCGCTCGCGCTCGGACCTGGCGCTGCTGACCAGCGAACTGCCGAGCGGGCCATACCCTTACGCCGGCATCCCGTGGTTTTCCACGCCGTTCGGACGCGACGCAGTGATCACCGCGCTGCAGACGCTATGGCTCGATCCGGGCCTGGCCCGCGGCGTGCTGCAGTTCCTGGCCGATCACCAGGCGCAGGAGGATTCCGCGTTCCTGGATTCGGCGCCGGGCAAGATCCTGCACGAGACCCGCAAGGGCGAAATGGCCAGCCTGCGCGAACTGCCGTTCGGCCTGTACTACGGCGGCGTCGACACCACGCCGTTGTTCGTGATGCTCGCCGGCGCCTACGCCAAGCGCAGCGGCGATCGCGCCTTCATCGACCGGCTGTGGCCGGCGCTGCGCGCGGCGACCGCGTGGATCGAACGCGTCTGCGACGCCAATCCCTGGGGCCTGCTCGACTACGCCCGCGCCGAGGCCAGCGGCCTGGCCAACCAGGGCTGGAAGGACAGCGGCGATTCGGTGTTCCATGCCGACGGCCGCATCCCGGCGGGGCCGATCGCCCTGGTCGAGGTGCAGGGCTACGCCTTCGCCGCGCTGCGCGCCATGGCCGAACTCGGCCGCCGCCGCGGCGACGCGGCCGCCGACGCGTGGGACGCCCGCGCCGAACGCCTGCGCGCCGCGGTCGAGGACAAGTTCTGGATGCCCGAGGCCGGCTACTACGGCCTCGCGGTGGACGGCGACGGCCGCCTGTGCGAAGTGCTGGCGAGCAATCCCGGCCATCTGCTCTACACCGGCCTGGCCGATGCGCAGCGCGCGCATGCGGTGTCCGAACGGCTGCTGTCGAACGCGTTCTACACCGGCTGGGGCCTGCGCACCCTGGCCAAGGGCCAGCCGCGCTACAACCCGATGTCCTACCACAACGGCTCGGTGTGGCCGCACGACAGCGCGCTGTGCGCCAGCGGCATCGCCCGCCAACACGGCCGCGAGACCGCCGCGCGCCTGCTGCGCAGCGCGTTCGAGACCGCGGTGCACTTCGACATGCGCCTGCCCGAACTGTATTGCGGCTTCGCCCGCCGGCCCGGCGCGCCGCCGATCCCCTACCCGGTCGCCTGCCTGCCACAGGCCTGGGCCGCGGGTTCGCCGTTCATGCTGTTGCAGGCCTGCCTCGGCGTGGAGATCGACGGCGAGCACGGCGTGGTCCACGTCGACCGCCCGCGCCTGCCGCCAGGCATCGACGATGTGCGCGTGCGCGGGCTGGTTGTCGGCGAGGAACGCGTCGATCTGGTGTTCAAGCAGTTCGGCGAGCGCGTGGGCGTGTTCAGCGAAAGCCGTTACGCCAATGCGATTCCAGTCAACTTGCGCAGCTGA
- a CDS encoding BON domain-containing protein — MRKRKQARDDGRSDQVAGTAEFKAVAHEALRLGARALDKGRAWLNHIGSDDLGSEDMTQRQDSNGRDSESRRRPGGEDEQYRRRAPRSEEGESWMHDKERQAARTGYADYAYDPARGRGREYGHASADDHGRGGEYAREYGADAGESDARSGSRMPRDYDRSWREDGAPRERGQRAAYAREPGERGLYGAHGPGVRPADPRGGAHYDSGWRARGFDERSQSVGWEDDRGDAPGGSSPRQGDPRHGYYVYGGEHERRHDYDEFDPRRGRHDDYRPGRRRMGEGYGESSGYAGGEFAGSGYGAGFEPNREWSRERAFDAQSAYREQGMPSHRGRGPRNYARPDPRIEEELNERLTEDALVDASDIEVSCSQGKVVLSGEVDDRWMKHRAEDIADACGGVKDVDNRLRVRGRESATLAADPHRSGRGENAGRFGPTPAAKMPAGPASAAQGGGGAAGGNAGAGSNPSTGAGTSGAAPAGGGSMPQH, encoded by the coding sequence GTGCGTAAGCGCAAGCAAGCCCGCGACGATGGCCGTAGCGACCAAGTCGCCGGCACCGCGGAATTCAAGGCCGTCGCGCACGAGGCGCTGCGGCTGGGGGCGCGCGCGCTCGACAAGGGCCGCGCCTGGTTGAACCACATCGGATCCGACGACCTCGGGAGCGAAGACATGACTCAGCGACAAGATTCGAACGGCCGCGACAGCGAATCCCGGCGCCGCCCCGGCGGCGAAGACGAGCAATACCGCCGCCGCGCGCCGCGCAGCGAGGAAGGCGAGTCGTGGATGCACGACAAGGAACGTCAGGCTGCGCGCACCGGTTACGCCGACTACGCCTACGATCCCGCGCGCGGCCGCGGCCGCGAGTACGGCCACGCCAGCGCCGACGACCACGGGCGCGGCGGCGAATATGCGCGCGAATACGGCGCCGATGCCGGCGAATCGGACGCGCGTTCCGGTTCGCGCATGCCGCGCGACTACGACCGCAGCTGGCGCGAAGACGGCGCGCCGCGCGAGCGCGGCCAGCGCGCGGCGTACGCGCGCGAGCCCGGCGAGCGCGGGCTTTACGGCGCCCATGGTCCGGGCGTACGGCCGGCCGATCCGCGCGGCGGTGCGCATTACGACAGCGGCTGGCGCGCGCGCGGCTTCGACGAGCGCTCGCAGTCGGTGGGCTGGGAGGACGATCGCGGCGATGCGCCCGGCGGCTCGTCTCCGCGCCAGGGCGATCCGCGCCACGGCTACTACGTCTACGGCGGCGAGCACGAGCGTCGGCACGACTACGACGAATTCGATCCGCGCCGCGGCCGCCACGACGACTACCGGCCCGGCCGCCGGCGCATGGGCGAGGGCTACGGCGAGTCGTCCGGCTACGCCGGCGGCGAGTTCGCCGGTTCGGGCTACGGAGCCGGCTTCGAGCCGAACCGCGAGTGGTCGCGCGAACGCGCCTTCGATGCGCAGTCGGCGTATCGGGAGCAGGGCATGCCCAGCCACCGCGGACGCGGCCCGCGCAACTACGCGCGGCCGGACCCGCGCATCGAGGAGGAGCTCAACGAGCGCCTGACCGAAGACGCGCTGGTCGACGCCAGCGACATCGAGGTCAGCTGCAGCCAGGGCAAGGTGGTGCTGAGCGGCGAAGTCGACGATCGCTGGATGAAGCACCGCGCCGAGGACATCGCCGACGCTTGCGGCGGGGTCAAGGACGTGGACAACCGCCTGCGCGTGCGCGGCCGCGAAAGCGCGACGCTCGCGGCGGATCCGCACCGCAGCGGGCGCGGCGAAAACGCCGGCCGTTTCGGCCCGACGCCGGCGGCCAAGATGCCGGCGGGTCCGGCGTCCGCGGCCCAGGGCGGTGGCGGCGCCGCCGGCGGCAACGCCGGTGCGGGAAGCAATCCGAGCACCGGCGCCGGCACCAGCGGCGCTGCGCCGGCCGGTGGCGGTTCTATGCCGCAGCACTGA
- a CDS encoding UdgX family uracil-DNA binding protein (This protein belongs to the uracil DNA glycosylase superfamily, members of which act in excision repair of DNA. However, it belongs more specifically to UdgX branch, whose founding member was found to bind uracil in DNA (where it does not belong), without cleaving it, appears to promote DNA repair by a pathway involving RecA, rather than base excision.): MAAAAPRRTAAPPFAKPIKAPVPRASLRALRAQAAQCRACPLWREATATVFGEGPARARAMLIGEQPGDEEDRSGRPFVGPAGRLLDRALADAGLDRKTLYLTNAVKHFKFQRRGKRRMHDRANAHEREACRIWLAAEWLRLKPRWALALGAMAAQTLFGAAFRLSRQRGRWIALDARTRAMASWHPSAILRSPSSVRERRYCELVVDLRRLAQALDED, translated from the coding sequence ATGGCGGCCGCGGCGCCACGCCGGACGGCGGCGCCGCCGTTCGCCAAGCCGATCAAGGCGCCGGTGCCGCGCGCCAGCCTGCGCGCGTTGCGCGCGCAGGCGGCGCAATGCCGCGCCTGTCCGCTGTGGCGCGAGGCCACCGCCACCGTATTCGGCGAAGGGCCGGCGCGGGCGCGGGCGATGCTGATCGGCGAGCAGCCGGGCGACGAAGAAGACCGCAGCGGGCGGCCCTTCGTCGGCCCCGCCGGACGCCTGCTCGACCGCGCCCTGGCCGATGCCGGACTGGACCGCAAGACGCTTTATCTCACCAACGCGGTCAAGCATTTCAAGTTCCAACGCCGCGGCAAGCGCCGCATGCACGATCGCGCCAACGCGCACGAACGGGAGGCTTGCCGGATCTGGCTGGCGGCGGAGTGGCTGCGGCTGAAACCGCGCTGGGCGCTGGCGCTGGGGGCGATGGCGGCGCAGACCTTGTTCGGCGCCGCGTTCCGGCTCAGCCGCCAGCGCGGGCGCTGGATCGCGCTGGACGCGCGCACGCGGGCGATGGCGAGCTGGCATCCGTCCGCGATCCTGCGCTCGCCGTCGTCCGTCCGCGAGCGGCGTTACTGCGAACTGGTCGTGGATTTGCGCCGCCTGGCGCAGGCCTTGGACGAGGACTGA
- a CDS encoding glycosyltransferase family 4 protein: MKIAQISPLYEAVPPRLYGGTERVVAHLCDALVEAGHEVTLFASADADTRAELAPVRDCAIRLDTGAFASNTANLAAHLSQMHEVRRRAAEFDVLHFHVDLLHFPFFEDCADRTLTTLHGRLDHKDMAPAYKRWPRYPLVSISNHQRRPLRQARWLGTVYHGLPPQLFAFAPRPAGGYLAFLGRISPEKRVDRAIEIARLAGWPLKIAAKIDRADRDYFRDVVAPLLDAPGIEFVGEIGDADKADFLGQAAALLFPIDWPEPFGLVMIEAMACGTPVIGWNCGSVPEVIDEGVTGTVVDSVEAAAAAVRTVVGYDRARIRSVFERRFSAAAMAHDYLDLYAGLAGRGGRALQLSA, encoded by the coding sequence ATGAAGATCGCGCAGATTTCCCCGCTCTACGAAGCGGTCCCGCCGCGCTTGTACGGCGGTACCGAGCGCGTGGTCGCGCACCTGTGCGATGCGCTGGTCGAGGCCGGCCACGAGGTGACCCTGTTCGCCTCCGCCGACGCCGACACCCGCGCCGAACTGGCGCCGGTGCGCGACTGCGCGATCCGGCTGGACACCGGCGCGTTCGCGTCCAACACCGCCAACCTCGCCGCGCACTTGAGCCAGATGCACGAAGTGCGCCGCCGCGCCGCCGAGTTCGACGTGCTGCACTTCCATGTCGACCTGCTGCACTTCCCGTTCTTCGAAGACTGCGCCGACCGCACCCTGACCACCCTGCACGGGCGCCTGGACCACAAGGACATGGCGCCTGCGTACAAACGCTGGCCGCGCTATCCGCTGGTGTCGATCTCCAATCACCAGCGCCGGCCGCTGCGCCAGGCGCGTTGGCTGGGCACGGTCTATCACGGGCTGCCGCCGCAATTGTTCGCGTTCGCGCCGCGACCGGCCGGCGGGTATCTGGCCTTCCTCGGCCGCATCTCGCCGGAAAAGCGCGTGGACCGCGCGATCGAGATCGCGCGCCTGGCCGGCTGGCCGCTCAAGATCGCGGCCAAGATCGACCGCGCCGACCGCGACTACTTCCGCGACGTCGTCGCACCGCTGCTGGACGCGCCGGGAATCGAGTTCGTCGGCGAGATCGGCGACGCCGACAAGGCCGACTTCCTCGGCCAGGCCGCCGCGCTGTTGTTCCCGATCGACTGGCCCGAACCGTTCGGTCTGGTGATGATCGAGGCGATGGCCTGCGGCACGCCGGTGATCGGCTGGAACTGCGGTTCGGTGCCGGAGGTGATCGACGAAGGCGTCACCGGTACGGTGGTGGATTCGGTCGAGGCCGCGGCCGCGGCGGTGCGCACGGTCGTCGGCTACGACCGCGCGCGCATCCGCAGCGTATTCGAACGGCGCTTCTCCGCCGCGGCCATGGCCCACGACTACCTCGACCTGTACGCCGGCCTGGCCGGACGCGGCGGCCGCGCGCTGCAGCTGAGCGCCTGA
- a CDS encoding SDR family oxidoreductase gives MNEQASRTPPPQAQDQQPGQQSQMVPPPLSIRESYRGSGRLRGKVALISGGDSGIGRAVAQHFAREGAKVAIAYLNEDEDAERTRELVIAEDSDCMLIRGDLGDPARCREAVAKTVGAFGRLDILVNNAGEQHEVDEPEQLTPEQVERTFRTNIFAFIHLATAALEHLPKGGSIINTGSVTGVRGHEKLIDYAATKGAIHAFTFSLAQAVADRGIRVNAVAPGPIWTPLIPASFSPDEVAQFGKSTLMKRPGQPAEVAPAYVYLASEEASFVTGQTIHINGGGHISA, from the coding sequence ATGAACGAGCAGGCTTCCCGCACGCCGCCGCCGCAGGCCCAGGACCAACAGCCCGGGCAGCAATCGCAGATGGTTCCGCCGCCGCTGAGCATCCGCGAAAGCTATCGCGGCAGCGGCCGCCTGCGCGGCAAGGTCGCCTTGATCAGCGGCGGCGACAGCGGCATCGGCCGCGCGGTTGCGCAGCATTTCGCCCGCGAGGGCGCCAAGGTCGCCATCGCTTACCTGAACGAGGACGAGGACGCCGAGCGCACCCGCGAACTGGTGATCGCCGAAGACAGCGATTGCATGCTGATCCGCGGCGATCTCGGCGACCCGGCGCGCTGCCGCGAGGCGGTCGCCAAGACCGTCGGCGCGTTCGGCCGGCTCGATATCCTGGTCAACAACGCCGGCGAACAGCACGAAGTGGACGAGCCCGAGCAGCTCACGCCCGAGCAGGTCGAACGCACCTTCCGCACCAACATCTTCGCCTTCATCCACCTCGCCACCGCCGCGCTGGAGCACTTGCCCAAGGGCGGCAGCATCATCAACACCGGCTCGGTGACCGGCGTGCGCGGGCACGAGAAGCTGATCGATTACGCCGCGACCAAGGGCGCGATCCACGCCTTCACCTTCTCGCTGGCGCAGGCGGTCGCCGACCGCGGCATACGGGTCAACGCAGTCGCGCCCGGGCCGATCTGGACGCCGCTGATACCGGCCAGTTTCTCGCCCGACGAAGTGGCGCAGTTCGGCAAGTCCACGTTGATGAAGCGCCCCGGCCAGCCGGCCGAAGTGGCGCCGGCCTACGTGTACCTGGCCAGCGAGGAGGCGTCGTTCGTGACCGGACAGACCATCCACATCAACGGCGGAGGACACATCAGTGCGTAA
- a CDS encoding DUF6959 family protein — protein sequence MHDDTPPITAEVLDPVVNCAIVKLSSRAFPGVLLQGDTLYTMYCRAQHALAGLDPATHEDEHDTLADLVEHLGECLGVYERTLARCGYSYYTGA from the coding sequence ATGCACGACGACACCCCGCCGATCACCGCCGAGGTCCTCGACCCGGTCGTCAATTGCGCCATCGTCAAGCTGTCTTCCCGTGCCTTCCCCGGCGTGCTGCTGCAAGGCGACACGCTGTACACCATGTATTGCCGGGCCCAGCACGCGCTCGCCGGCCTGGACCCGGCGACCCACGAGGACGAGCACGACACGCTCGCCGATCTGGTCGAGCACCTGGGCGAGTGTCTTGGCGTCTACGAGCGGACGCTGGCGCGGTGCGGGTATTCGTACTACACCGGGGCGTAA
- a CDS encoding DUF3606 domain-containing protein: protein MSDDSDRRGPQDRARISLEQAHELRYWTERFGVDERRLREAVAAVGVSADAVERYLRANG from the coding sequence ATGAGCGACGACAGCGACCGGCGCGGCCCGCAGGACCGCGCACGCATCAGCCTGGAGCAGGCCCACGAGCTGCGCTACTGGACCGAGCGCTTCGGCGTCGACGAACGCCGCCTGCGCGAGGCCGTCGCCGCGGTCGGCGTATCGGCCGACGCGGTGGAACGGTATCTGCGTGCGAACGGCTGA